One Pongo abelii isolate AG06213 chromosome 12, NHGRI_mPonAbe1-v2.0_pri, whole genome shotgun sequence DNA segment encodes these proteins:
- the LOC100461571 gene encoding small ribosomal subunit protein uS2-like: MSRALDVLQMKEEDVLKFLAAGTHLGGTNLDFQMEQYIYKRKSDGIYIINLKRTWEKLLLAARAIVAIENPADVIVISSRNTGQRAVLKFAAATGATPIAGHFTPGTFTNQIQAAFREPRLLVVTDPRADHQPLTEASYVNLPTIALCNTDSPLRFVDIVIPCSNKGAHSVGLMWWMLAREVLHMCGTISREHPWEVMPDLYFYRDPEEIEKEEEQAAAEKAVTKEEFQGEWTAPAPEFTATQPEVADWSEGVQVPSVPIQQFPTEDWSAQPATEDWSAAPTAQATEWVGATTDWS; this comes from the coding sequence ATGTCCAGAGCCCTTGATGTCCTGCAAATGAAGGAGGAGGATGTCCTTAAGTTCCTTGCAGCAGGAACCCACTTAGGTGGCACCAATCTTGACTTCCAGATGGAACAGTacatctataaaaggaaaagCGATGGCATCTATATCATAAATCTGAAGAGGACCTGGGAGAAGCTTCTGCTGGCAGCTCGTGCTATTGTTGCCATTGAAAACCCTGCTGATGTCATCGTTATATCCTCCAGGAATACTGGCCAGAGGGCTGTGCTGAAGTTTGCTGCTGCCACTGGAGCCACTCCAATTGCTGGCCACTTCACTCCTGGAACGTTCACTAACCAGATCCAGGCAGCCTTCCGGGAGCCACGGCTTCTTGTGGTTACTGACCCCAGGGCTGACCACCAGCCTCTCACGGAGGCATCTTATGTTAACCTACCTACCATTGCGCTGTGTAACACAGATTCTCCTCTGCGCTTTGTGGACATTGTCATCCCATGCAGCAACAAGGGAGCTCACTCAGTGGGTTTGATGTGGTGGATGCTGGCTCGGGAAGTTCTGCACATGTGTGGCACCATTTCCCGTGAACACCCATGGGAGGTCATGCCTGATCTGTACTTCTACAGAGATCCTGAAgagattgaaaaagaagaagagcAGGCTGCTGCTGAAAAGGCAGTGACCAAGGAGGAATTTCAGGGTGAATGGACTGCTCCAGCTCCTGAGTTCACTGCTACTCAGCCTGAGGTTGCAGACTGGTCTGAAGGTGTACAGGTGCCCTCTGTGCCTATTCAGCAGTTCCCTACTGAAGACTGGAGCGCTCAGCctgccacggaagactggtctgcagctcccactgCTCAGGCCACTGAATGGGTAGGAGCAACCACCGACTGGTCTTAA